The genome window ACCGCCCGCCGCAACGGCTCGCCTCGTTCATGCGCCTCCTCGATGTACTCGAAGAGAACAATGACGTGGCTGATGATCACCCCGATCAGCGACGACACCCCCAGGAGAGCAAAGAACCCCAGCGGCACCCCAAACACAATCAGCCCCATCAGCCCACCCACCATGCCGAACGGCACCGCCGCAAAGACGACCAGCGGCTTCGTCAGGCTGTTGAACTGCAGGATCAGAGCGACATAGATCGCCAGCACCGAAACGATCATCGCAATCGTCAGCGACCCGAATCCCTTCCCCTGCTCCTCCTTCTCGCCGCCAATCTGGAAGTGATACCCGGGAGGCCACTCCGGGACGGCCCCCGCCAGTTTCGCCTCGATGAGCTCATACGCCCGGCTGGCCAGAAGCCCCGGCGCCACGTCGCACTTCACCGTCAGGCATCGCTCGTTGTCCCGACGGGCGATCTTGGGAGGAATGAACTCCGGCCGCAGCGTCCCGATCTGTGACAGCGGAACCCGCGCCCCACTCTTCGAACCGACCACGCTCAACGCCTGCAGCGCCTCCAGGCTGCCCCGCTCATCGGGCCGCAGCCGGAACGCGATCGGGATCAACCGGTCCCCTTCGCGGATGCTCGTCGCCGTGTAGCCGGACAGGGAGGCGTTCATCAGCATCGCCACATCCTCGTGCGAGACACCGCTGACGTTGGCCCGCTCCGGATCGACCTCGAGGCCGACCCGCAGATACTCCGGATCCCAGTCATCCTGAATGTTGTGGGTCCCAGGGATCTCCCGCATGAACCCCTTCACCTGCTCGCCCAGCCGGCGAAGCGTCGCCACGTCAGAGCCCAGCAGCCGGAACTGAACCGGAATCCCGATCGGCGGACCGGACTCCAGGGCCTGGACATGGACACGCGCGGCCGCCAGGTGCTTCGGCAGCTCCGCCTTGAGCCGCTCCGCCACGGCGTACGTGTGCCGCTTGTCACGGGTATGGACCATCAGCTGGGCATAGTTCGTCGCCGGCTGCTCCGGGACGATCGACAGCCAGAACCGCGGCCCTCCTTGCCCCACAAACGTCGTGTACCCCTCCACGTCCTTGCCGATGAGGCCGTCGATCCGCCGGATCGCCGCCAGAGCCTCCCGCTTCGTCTCGTGGATCGACGTCCCCTCGGGCAGGAAGAGGTTGACGGTGAACGCCGAGTGCAGGTCCTTCGGGAACAGATTCGTCCCGATCAGCGGCAACAGGCTCAGCCCCGCGATCAGCACGATCAGGCAGATCGTCAGCGAAGCCCACTTGTGGTTCATGCAGGCTTCCGAGAAGCCGTTGTAGATCCGGGCGAAACGCGAGCCCTTCCCCCCTTCGGCCATCCCCGCCTCGAGACCGAGCTGCCCCTTGAGGAGGTAGTAGCCCAGGAGCGGGATGAAGGTCATCGACACAAGCCGACTGGCCACGAGCGAAGCGGTCACGACCACCGGCAGCGACCAGATGAACTCGCCCACCCCGCCGCTGACGACGAGCAGCGGCAGAAACGCCGCGCAGTTCGTCACCGTGGCATAGAGGATGGCCCGCGAGAGCTTCTGCGGCCCGAGCCACGCCGCGACGTCGCGAGGCGTGCCGTGAGCCAGTTCACGGTTGATGGCGTCCCCCGCCACGACCGGGTCGTCGACCAGCAGTCCCAGCGCGATGATCAGCGCCGCGATCGAAATCTGCTGCAGGTCCACCCCCAGCAGCGCGCAGAACAGGAACGTCATCGCCAGCGTAATCGGGATCGACAGAGCGATGATCAGAGCGCTCCGCCACTCCATGAACAGGAGCGAAACGAGAACGACGATCACGATCGCCTCAACGAGGCACTGCACGAACTCATGAATCTTGAAGCCGACCCGCTCCGGCTCGTCGCTCGTCCGCTCGATCCACAGGTCGTCGGGCAGCACTCCGCGGAGCGACGCCAGCCCGGCGTCGACATCGCGGCTGAACTCCTCGATCTGCGTCCCCTTGACCTGCCGGATCGCAAGCGTGATCGCCCGCGACGTCCAAAGCTGCGGGGCTCCGGAAGCGGCCGAGGCTTCAACTGAAGACTCGGCCGAAGAGCCTGTGACCGGTACGACCGACGAACCGGCGGCGACAGGCCCCGTTGGCCGGTCCATCGCCGGGAACTTGCGGGTCCGAAAGTTCAGCAGCCGCGGCGAGTCGTCGTACCCGCGCGAGATATCGACCAGATCGCGAAGGTAGAGCGGGGTCCCATCCCGCACGTCGACCACGATCTCGCCGATCTCGCGCTCGCTCCGCAGTTTTCCGCTGGGCTTCACCGCCAGGTTCTGATGCGGCAGCTCGATCGTCCCGCCGGGGAGGGTCATGTTCCGCTTCTGCAGTGCATCGGCGAGTTGCCCGAAGTCGAGTCCATAAGGGGCGAGTCGCGGGTTGCTGAAGTAGAGGTCGATCCGCTGGTCGACGACTCCCATCTGTTCGATCTTGCCGATCTTGGTCGACTGCCGCAGCCGGTCTTGGACCACATCCGCCAACTGCCGCAGCTCCTCATAGCTGTAGCGGGCCACTCCCCCCGGTTCCTCCTGACAGCGCTGCCGGAGCGCGGCCTCCAGATCGGTGGGGTTCTCCACCACGACTCCTGGCCAGACGTCCGGGTGCGACAGCGTCCGCGGCGCTTCACGCCACTCGGCGAGCGCGGTTTCGATCCGCGCCGAGTCTGCTCCCGAGGGAACGTGGAAGTCGATGACCGCCGCCCCCAGGAGGGGAATCGTGACGCCGTCTTCCGCCAGCCCCTGATCCGCCAGCGTCCGCAGCCCCTGCTGTCCCAGCCGCTCCAGCAGAGCCGAGTCGACGGTCGAGGGATGAACGATCACCGCGCTCCAGCGATGGTTCTGGAACTGCGGCTCGCGTGCCGCGCGGCTCTCTTCAATCCGCCGGCGAATGACGCCCGCCCGCTGCGCCACCTCCTGGTCGGTCACCGGAGGACTGGCGAGCGTCAGCATGATCGCGACGGTGTCGCCAAAGTCCTTGTCGAGGATCGGCTTCACCATCGTCCCGCCGACACTCGGCAGGTCGGTCATCGAAGCCAGCTTGTTGTCGAGGTCCTGCCAGATCGCATCTGCGTTCTTCGTCGTGTCATAGAGGTCGACAAACACCGCCGAGAGCCCTTCGCGATTCGTCGAGCGGACATGCTCCACGGCGGGGTTCTCGGCGAGCTTCCGCTCGATCCGGCGGCTGACCTCCTGTTCCACTTCCAGCGGGTCCGCACCGGGATAGACCGTCATGA of Planctomyces sp. SH-PL14 contains these proteins:
- a CDS encoding efflux RND transporter permease subunit, which produces MTVSQYFVYKRPIAWTLLMATLIAGFAAYRAMPQRQDPVIQIRSGLVMTVYPGADPLEVEQEVSRRIERKLAENPAVEHVRSTNREGLSAVFVDLYDTTKNADAIWQDLDNKLASMTDLPSVGGTMVKPILDKDFGDTVAIMLTLASPPVTDQEVAQRAGVIRRRIEESRAAREPQFQNHRWSAVIVHPSTVDSALLERLGQQGLRTLADQGLAEDGVTIPLLGAAVIDFHVPSGADSARIETALAEWREAPRTLSHPDVWPGVVVENPTDLEAALRQRCQEEPGGVARYSYEELRQLADVVQDRLRQSTKIGKIEQMGVVDQRIDLYFSNPRLAPYGLDFGQLADALQKRNMTLPGGTIELPHQNLAVKPSGKLRSEREIGEIVVDVRDGTPLYLRDLVDISRGYDDSPRLLNFRTRKFPAMDRPTGPVAAGSSVVPVTGSSAESSVEASAASGAPQLWTSRAITLAIRQVKGTQIEEFSRDVDAGLASLRGVLPDDLWIERTSDEPERVGFKIHEFVQCLVEAIVIVVLVSLLFMEWRSALIIALSIPITLAMTFLFCALLGVDLQQISIAALIIALGLLVDDPVVAGDAINRELAHGTPRDVAAWLGPQKLSRAILYATVTNCAAFLPLLVVSGGVGEFIWSLPVVVTASLVASRLVSMTFIPLLGYYLLKGQLGLEAGMAEGGKGSRFARIYNGFSEACMNHKWASLTICLIVLIAGLSLLPLIGTNLFPKDLHSAFTVNLFLPEGTSIHETKREALAAIRRIDGLIGKDVEGYTTFVGQGGPRFWLSIVPEQPATNYAQLMVHTRDKRHTYAVAERLKAELPKHLAAARVHVQALESGPPIGIPVQFRLLGSDVATLRRLGEQVKGFMREIPGTHNIQDDWDPEYLRVGLEVDPERANVSGVSHEDVAMLMNASLSGYTATSIREGDRLIPIAFRLRPDERGSLEALQALSVVGSKSGARVPLSQIGTLRPEFIPPKIARRDNERCLTVKCDVAPGLLASRAYELIEAKLAGAVPEWPPGYHFQIGGEKEEQGKGFGSLTIAMIVSVLAIYVALILQFNSLTKPLVVFAAVPFGMVGGLMGLIVFGVPLGFFALLGVSSLIGVIISHVIVLFEYIEEAHERGEPLRRAVIDAALVRLRPVLVTVLATVGGLIPLAIKGGPLWEPLCYVQIMGLLIATLVTKVVVPVFYVLFVEDFGLIKWSAPGEHVQEGPPAEYVHAGHGGHHGPVVPVAPSPALSPIPAIAT